One genomic window of Microbacterium sp. BH-3-3-3 includes the following:
- a CDS encoding carboxymuconolactone decarboxylase family protein yields the protein MGEEQRVHLSKKAPEAYAALRSFSTTVGRIAAEAGIDARLREIVQIHASQLNGCAFCVRVHVDAAVKAGLDADVIAQIATWRESGVFDERERAALELTESFTFIHEDGIPDEVYDQAGGILSEQEYVALSWVLVAINAFNRVAIAGRYPVPPRGGSAGGVADDLAPAAHLHGEDPA from the coding sequence ATGGGCGAGGAACAGCGCGTGCACCTGTCGAAGAAGGCTCCCGAGGCCTACGCGGCCCTGCGGTCGTTCTCGACCACGGTCGGCCGCATCGCCGCCGAAGCCGGCATCGACGCGCGGCTGCGCGAGATCGTGCAGATCCACGCGTCGCAGCTCAACGGCTGCGCCTTCTGCGTGCGCGTGCACGTCGACGCGGCGGTGAAGGCCGGCCTCGACGCCGACGTCATCGCCCAGATCGCCACCTGGCGTGAGTCGGGGGTCTTCGACGAGCGGGAGCGGGCGGCGCTCGAACTGACCGAGTCGTTCACGTTCATCCACGAAGACGGCATTCCCGACGAGGTGTACGACCAGGCCGGCGGCATCTTGAGCGAGCAGGAGTACGTCGCCCTCAGCTGGGTGCTCGTGGCGATCAACGCCTTCAACCGCGTGGCCATCGCGGGTCGGTACCCCGTTCCCCCGCGCGGGGGGTCCGCCGGGGGCGTCGCCGACGACCTCGCCCCCGCCGCCCACCTCCACGGCGAGGACCCCGCGTGA
- a CDS encoding tyrosine-protein phosphatase, whose amino-acid sequence MTGSSESRSSESRSLVSGATNFRDVGGLPTREGRTREGVLFRSGNLVHLDDAGVQTLRELGIRRVIDLRDEAEVAHAPSRFDDVPVDVQHTPLFLGSVASFFARDLSLADMYDGIVDDSADRVVEVVRGLLDAQPVLVHCTVGKDRTGVTVAIALAAAGVDREAVIADYARTEALLPTERNAAVLAAIRAVHPGNVHVEDLATRSPAPVMRALLSRLDREYGSPAGYLRAHGLSDDELLRLRAVLVG is encoded by the coding sequence GTGACCGGGTCGTCAGAGTCGCGATCGTCCGAGTCGCGATCGCTCGTGTCGGGTGCGACGAACTTCCGCGACGTCGGAGGTCTGCCGACCCGAGAGGGACGCACGCGTGAGGGGGTGCTGTTCCGCTCCGGCAACCTCGTGCACCTCGACGACGCCGGGGTGCAGACGCTGCGCGAGCTCGGCATCCGGCGCGTGATCGACCTGCGCGACGAGGCCGAGGTGGCCCACGCGCCCAGCCGCTTCGACGACGTGCCGGTCGACGTGCAGCACACCCCGCTGTTCCTCGGATCGGTGGCGTCGTTCTTCGCGCGTGATCTGAGCCTGGCCGACATGTACGACGGCATCGTCGATGACTCCGCCGACCGCGTCGTCGAGGTGGTGCGCGGTCTGCTCGACGCCCAGCCCGTGCTCGTGCACTGCACCGTCGGCAAGGACCGCACGGGGGTCACGGTCGCGATCGCGCTCGCCGCGGCGGGCGTGGATCGCGAGGCCGTCATCGCCGACTACGCGCGCACCGAGGCTCTGCTGCCCACCGAACGCAACGCCGCCGTGCTCGCCGCGATCCGCGCGGTGCACCCCGGCAACGTGCACGTCGAGGACTTGGCCACCCGGTCTCCGGCGCCGGTGATGCGCGCACTGCTCAGCCGGCTCGACCGCGAGTACGGCTCACCGGCGGGCTACCTGCGGGCGCACGGGCTGAGCGACGACGAGCTGCTCCGGCTGCGTGCGGTGCTGGTGGGCTGA